One segment of Thermococcus sp. AM4 DNA contains the following:
- the truA gene encoding tRNA pseudouridine(38-40) synthase TruA: MKLALRVAYDGTAFYGFQRQPGVRTVEGELIRVLTKLRIIDGPEENDFKGASRTDRGVSAFFNVVSFIPGERADLARPDVLNHHLHDLWVLGVAEVPDDFHPRFWARSKTYRYYLIDEGFDVLSMAECAKLFEGLHDFSAFARLEPGRDPVREITHIGIIQRQGYHVIEITGKSFLWEMVRRIVNALRFCGLGLLDVEEVGAMLEGTYRKKVPPAPPENLVLWHIDYGQIEFKTDEKGLAKAKRDIFNRYSRALTRAALFGDCLVEL; encoded by the coding sequence ATGAAGCTCGCCCTCAGAGTTGCCTACGACGGCACCGCCTTCTACGGCTTTCAGAGACAGCCTGGCGTTAGAACGGTCGAGGGAGAGCTCATCCGCGTTCTGACAAAACTCAGGATCATAGATGGCCCCGAGGAAAACGACTTTAAGGGCGCTTCCCGGACGGACCGTGGTGTCTCGGCGTTCTTCAACGTGGTCTCCTTTATCCCGGGAGAAAGGGCCGATCTGGCGAGGCCAGATGTGCTTAACCACCACCTCCACGATCTCTGGGTTCTCGGCGTTGCCGAGGTTCCCGACGACTTCCACCCGAGGTTCTGGGCGAGGTCGAAGACCTACCGCTATTACCTCATAGACGAAGGCTTTGACGTTCTCAGCATGGCCGAGTGTGCAAAGCTCTTCGAGGGCCTTCACGATTTCTCAGCTTTCGCGAGGCTAGAACCCGGCAGGGATCCGGTCAGGGAGATAACTCACATCGGCATCATCCAGAGACAGGGTTACCACGTGATTGAAATCACTGGAAAAAGCTTCCTCTGGGAGATGGTTCGGAGGATCGTCAACGCGCTCCGCTTCTGCGGGCTCGGTCTTCTTGACGTCGAGGAGGTCGGGGCAATGCTCGAGGGAACTTACAGGAAGAAGGTTCCGCCGGCTCCTCCAGAGAACCTCGTCCTGTGGCACATCGATTACGGGCAAATCGAATTCAAAACCGATGAGAAGGGCCTTGCAAAGGCCAAACGCGACATCTTTAACAGGTACTCAAGGGCTTTGACGAGGGCGGCGCTTTTTGGAGACTGTCTCGTTGAGCTTTGA
- a CDS encoding DUF167 domain-containing protein has protein sequence MKFLKETKDGTLLFVYVQPKAKKNEIEGIDEWRGRLKVRVKAPPVGGKANKELVKFLSKLLGAEVELVRGETSREKDLLVRLSAEEVRRKLNL, from the coding sequence ATGAAGTTCCTGAAGGAGACGAAAGACGGAACGCTCCTCTTCGTTTACGTCCAGCCGAAGGCGAAGAAGAACGAGATCGAGGGAATCGACGAGTGGCGTGGAAGATTGAAGGTCAGGGTGAAGGCCCCGCCCGTTGGCGGAAAGGCAAACAAAGAGCTGGTTAAGTTCCTCTCGAAGCTCCTCGGCGCGGAGGTTGAACTCGTTAGGGGAGAGACGAGCAGGGAGAAGGATCTACTGGTCAGGCTGAGCGCGGAGGAGGTAAGGAGGAAGCTCAACCTGTAA
- a CDS encoding glycosyltransferase family 2 protein, producing MQGSERPKVSIVIPTYNERDNLEELFERISRAMKGEGYDFEIVVVDDDSPDETWKRAMELAERYPVKVIRRTDEKGLSSAVIRGFKEASGDVFVVMDADLQHPPEKIPELVKAIENGADVAIASRYVPGGGVENWYWYRKLISRGAIMIGRLALPRIRGIKDPVSGFFALRREVVENVELNPIGFKILMEILIKGNYRKAVEVPFKFGLRKAGESKLGGKTIVSYLKHVYRLMRWSGELDRLVKFSVVGLSGILVNEGFLWFFVSELGMDKIIANVPATELAILNNFLWNDLWTFRDLRKAPLWKRLASFHVAALMGALVQWAIYAPLVYLGINYLIANLLGIGASFVVRFLFNRNVTWG from the coding sequence ATGCAGGGAAGCGAGAGACCAAAGGTATCGATAGTGATTCCCACGTACAACGAGCGGGACAACCTTGAGGAGCTCTTCGAGAGGATATCGAGGGCAATGAAGGGGGAAGGCTACGACTTCGAGATCGTGGTCGTGGACGACGACTCCCCCGACGAAACGTGGAAAAGGGCGATGGAGCTGGCTGAAAGGTATCCCGTCAAGGTTATCAGGAGAACGGACGAGAAGGGGCTTTCCTCCGCTGTAATCAGGGGTTTTAAGGAGGCAAGCGGCGACGTGTTTGTCGTTATGGACGCCGACCTTCAACACCCGCCCGAGAAGATCCCGGAGCTCGTTAAGGCCATAGAGAACGGGGCCGACGTGGCGATAGCGAGCCGCTACGTTCCGGGCGGGGGCGTGGAGAACTGGTACTGGTACAGGAAGCTCATCTCCCGGGGCGCGATAATGATAGGAAGACTCGCTCTCCCGAGAATCAGGGGAATAAAGGATCCAGTGAGCGGTTTCTTCGCCCTCCGGAGGGAAGTCGTCGAGAACGTTGAGCTCAATCCGATCGGCTTCAAGATCCTCATGGAGATACTGATCAAAGGGAACTACCGAAAGGCCGTTGAGGTGCCCTTCAAGTTCGGCCTCAGGAAGGCCGGTGAAAGCAAACTCGGCGGAAAGACCATCGTATCCTACCTCAAGCACGTCTACCGCCTGATGCGCTGGTCGGGGGAGCTCGACAGGCTCGTGAAGTTCAGCGTCGTTGGTCTCTCGGGAATCCTCGTAAACGAGGGGTTCCTGTGGTTCTTCGTCTCGGAGCTGGGCATGGACAAGATAATCGCCAACGTCCCGGCAACCGAACTCGCCATACTGAACAACTTCCTGTGGAACGATCTCTGGACGTTCAGGGACCTCAGAAAAGCCCCTCTGTGGAAGAGGCTCGCGAGCTTCCACGTGGCGGCGTTGATGGGGGCGCTCGTGCAGTGGGCGATATACGCGCCGCTCGTCTACCTCGGCATTAACTACCTCATAGCGAACCTCCTCGGCATAGGAGCGTCTTTCGTCGTCCGCTTCCTCTTCAACAGAAACGTGACGTGGGGATAA
- a CDS encoding ATP-binding protein, with product MPDKTLVKRYILNFHERDFKGIIPRELMVKTLPGRATVIIGPRRAGKTYYLFSLIDRNAPERYLYVDFEHPVFHPMIPRDFIDVLDAYHELYPEIEKPVVMLDEVQAVPDWERIVRYLLDEGYTVYVTGSSSKLLSREVATHLRGRSLTYTLFPLSFREFLRFKEVEYRGREFYRNTPKINRLLEEYLHFGAYPEVALAPEDVRELILKDYLDVLIKKDVLERHRVKNVHLLNEMLYFSLRAYSKYVSFDSLYRLFKGRLKVTKRTIANYFAYLEEAFALFLVRKYGRSPKGRIVAPRKLYLIDTGLALFGEKDLARDVENTVFLELMRRYSLRPGVEVTYWKDEAGREVDFVVSENGKVKELIQVSLGLDDERTRKREFLALLHAAKRLGCENLKVITLEEEGVEEVSLYGMSGRIELVPLAKWLLGGESLISHEGEV from the coding sequence ATGCCGGACAAGACCCTCGTCAAAAGGTACATCCTTAACTTCCACGAGAGGGACTTTAAAGGGATAATCCCAAGGGAGCTGATGGTAAAAACGCTTCCCGGAAGGGCAACGGTCATAATCGGCCCGAGGAGAGCTGGGAAGACCTATTATCTCTTCTCCCTTATTGACCGAAACGCTCCCGAGAGGTACCTCTACGTTGACTTTGAGCATCCAGTCTTTCACCCGATGATCCCGAGAGACTTCATAGACGTTCTCGACGCCTACCACGAGCTCTATCCTGAGATAGAGAAGCCGGTCGTTATGCTCGACGAGGTTCAGGCCGTTCCGGACTGGGAGAGAATCGTCCGCTATCTCCTCGACGAAGGCTACACCGTATACGTTACGGGCTCGTCCTCAAAGCTCCTCTCCCGCGAGGTGGCGACGCACTTGAGGGGCCGCTCGCTCACATACACTCTCTTCCCGCTCTCCTTCAGGGAGTTCCTGCGCTTTAAGGAGGTCGAGTACCGGGGAAGAGAGTTCTACAGGAACACACCAAAGATAAACCGCCTTTTGGAAGAGTACCTTCACTTTGGGGCATATCCAGAGGTCGCCCTCGCCCCGGAAGACGTGAGGGAGCTCATCCTGAAGGACTACCTCGACGTTCTCATAAAGAAGGACGTCCTCGAGAGACACCGCGTTAAGAACGTCCATCTCCTCAACGAGATGCTCTACTTCTCCCTCAGGGCGTACTCAAAGTACGTCTCCTTCGACTCCCTCTACCGGCTCTTCAAGGGCAGGCTGAAGGTGACGAAGAGGACGATAGCCAACTACTTCGCCTACCTTGAGGAGGCCTTCGCGCTCTTCCTCGTGAGGAAGTACGGGCGCTCGCCCAAGGGAAGAATCGTTGCCCCGAGGAAGCTCTACCTGATTGATACGGGCTTGGCCCTCTTCGGGGAGAAGGATTTGGCGAGGGACGTTGAAAACACCGTTTTCCTTGAGCTGATGAGGAGGTACTCCCTAAGGCCGGGCGTTGAGGTGACCTACTGGAAGGACGAAGCGGGCAGGGAGGTCGACTTCGTCGTCTCGGAGAACGGAAAAGTTAAGGAGCTGATTCAGGTCAGCCTCGGGCTCGACGATGAGAGGACGAGGAAGAGGGAGTTTTTAGCTTTGCTTCACGCTGCCAAAAGGCTCGGCTGCGAGAACCTGAAGGTAATAACGCTTGAGGAGGAGGGCGTGGAGGAGGTCTCACTCTACGGCATGAGCGGGCGGATTGAGCTTGTCCCCCTCGCGAAGTGGCTCCTCGGAGGGGAAAGCCTTATCTCACATGAAGGCGAAGTTTGA
- the trmY gene encoding tRNA (pseudouridine(54)-N(1))-methyltransferase TrmY, which yields MRTFIIKANEAHTRADFKLSDLPGTSGRIDVLCRFLNSAFLLSHGFRKNVRVWLLLYGPPDPPKAIRFEGQKLKVRLNPDERSTAKLIMKALKAGEGLREPGKEIEVYPGLYISNKTFEDVIRLTLKNSKLYYLHEEGKPATEADFSGNVAFVLGDHRGLSKEDEAFLDGIAERVSVGRKSYLASHVVAYINILLDSLPNPP from the coding sequence ATGAGGACCTTCATAATCAAAGCCAACGAGGCCCACACGAGGGCGGACTTCAAGCTGAGCGATCTGCCGGGGACGAGCGGCAGGATAGACGTTCTCTGCAGGTTCCTTAACTCCGCATTCCTGCTCTCGCACGGCTTCAGGAAAAACGTGCGCGTCTGGCTCCTCCTCTACGGCCCGCCAGACCCTCCAAAGGCGATACGCTTCGAGGGGCAAAAGCTCAAAGTCCGCCTCAACCCCGACGAGAGGAGCACGGCGAAGCTCATAATGAAGGCCCTCAAGGCCGGCGAGGGGCTGAGGGAACCTGGAAAGGAGATCGAGGTTTATCCGGGTTTATACATCAGCAACAAAACTTTTGAGGACGTTATCAGGCTGACGCTCAAGAACTCAAAGCTCTACTACCTCCACGAGGAGGGGAAGCCAGCAACTGAGGCTGACTTCTCCGGTAACGTGGCCTTCGTCCTCGGCGACCACAGGGGGCTGAGCAAAGAGGACGAGGCCTTCCTCGATGGGATAGCGGAGAGGGTGAGCGTTGGGAGGAAGAGCTATCTGGCTTCCCACGTCGTCGCCTACATCAACATACTCCTCGACTCCCTTCCGAACCCGCCCTAG
- a CDS encoding YbhB/YbcL family Raf kinase inhibitor-like protein: MRWLVPLLVLLVLSAGCITGGGGKMEAKTLEVGSVFHDGGFIPREYTCDGDDTNPPIYVGKIPEGTKSLVVIVDDLDAPGGTFTHWIAWNIPPLGEIPSWIPKKGETDEPIHIVQGRNDFGRIGYNGPCPPPGKAHHYHFKVYALDTELSLKPGSSRGDLEREMKGHVLAWGEVVGLYRRG; the protein is encoded by the coding sequence ATGAGGTGGCTGGTTCCCCTGCTCGTGCTGCTGGTCCTGTCCGCCGGTTGCATAACCGGTGGGGGTGGGAAGATGGAAGCCAAGACCCTCGAAGTTGGATCCGTCTTCCACGACGGAGGCTTCATACCGAGGGAGTACACCTGCGATGGCGACGACACGAACCCGCCGATCTATGTCGGCAAAATTCCAGAGGGGACGAAGTCCCTCGTCGTTATAGTGGACGATCTCGACGCGCCGGGAGGAACGTTCACCCACTGGATAGCCTGGAACATCCCGCCGCTCGGGGAGATCCCGTCGTGGATACCCAAGAAGGGGGAAACCGACGAGCCGATCCACATCGTCCAGGGAAGGAACGACTTCGGGAGGATCGGCTACAACGGGCCCTGTCCACCGCCGGGCAAGGCGCACCACTATCACTTCAAGGTCTACGCCCTCGACACGGAGCTCAGCCTCAAGCCCGGTTCTTCGAGGGGAGACCTTGAGAGGGAGATGAAGGGTCACGTCCTGGCCTGGGGTGAGGTTGTCGGCCTCTACCGGCGGGGATGA
- a CDS encoding metallophosphoesterase, with protein MRKVAFLVVLLLIGAIFGLSGVRTTTAASTVSYAYSTALVEPAPGAPAIATPGSEITLVPKAGVNITKVEIVSILHGPYELETFMNGGVITAKIPEDVVPDDYFLIVHTPSGETVIPNGVYVFKEYPAVLNIAQVSDTHITSGSKIGYVCGDFFQRDIFKLEKNCSNVIPLHSAVATDSAYTYWTMNPNATLIINTGDDVDTAGDYAGYQIMLDILERTSAGGRLVINIKGNHDDPPTVFTKLIGPRYFYRIIGKFLIIGLDSRGDEGHPDMAQLEWMEKVLEEHPDKVPIVLVHHPFWYSASLGKKGGYINGTAFDNESWAEIAPHVSWYWIGGPEHTSEDIARRFLQDVEKYNIALVLSGHIHHDKTVIFIDKEGRKHWFATLTSTGAPDKETNPPSRPGRSPTWYGSNLITIYENGTVEMKPVEEMFGTVFGDFASLPVPQKFIVFRHEGSDGTAIKFINEYKPITGPLTVVVPEGAKVDPNATNITYKVLGERTIGDKHYMLLNVTVPLGTWQLVVDLEKDTKAPDLSIAYTLPSKPVPGKVIKLYVSASDNIGIRDLYAEIYDEKSGKLFAYGNTTRFPAEPASGKPTNKYFLFQIPPLEKSNYEIRVTAVDFYGNKVTKTLKLNFAPQTTTTTTTTTTTTTTSPTTTTTSTTTTTTTTTTSSTTTTTTTITTTTTTSTTTTTTTTTTTTTTSTTTPAPTTTSTTKKGTILCGPAAIVGLAIIPLLLRRRK; from the coding sequence ATGAGGAAGGTCGCGTTTTTGGTCGTGCTCCTCCTTATTGGAGCCATCTTCGGATTGAGCGGGGTGAGGACAACCACCGCAGCCTCCACCGTCAGCTACGCGTACAGCACCGCCCTCGTGGAGCCGGCGCCCGGTGCACCGGCCATAGCGACACCTGGATCGGAGATAACCCTCGTTCCGAAGGCGGGAGTGAACATAACCAAGGTCGAGATAGTCTCCATCCTTCACGGCCCCTACGAGCTCGAGACCTTCATGAACGGCGGCGTCATAACGGCCAAGATCCCAGAAGACGTCGTACCCGATGACTACTTCCTGATCGTCCACACACCTTCAGGTGAAACCGTAATTCCGAACGGCGTCTACGTCTTCAAGGAGTACCCGGCGGTTCTCAACATAGCCCAGGTCAGCGACACCCACATAACCAGCGGTTCGAAGATAGGCTACGTCTGCGGTGACTTCTTCCAGAGGGACATCTTCAAGCTCGAGAAGAACTGCTCCAACGTCATACCCCTTCACAGTGCAGTTGCCACCGACAGCGCCTACACCTACTGGACGATGAACCCCAACGCAACGCTCATAATCAACACGGGTGACGACGTTGATACTGCCGGTGACTACGCCGGCTATCAGATAATGCTCGACATACTGGAGAGGACCTCAGCCGGCGGAAGGCTCGTCATCAACATCAAGGGCAACCACGACGATCCGCCGACGGTTTTCACGAAGCTCATCGGCCCGAGGTACTTCTACAGGATAATAGGGAAGTTCCTCATAATCGGCCTTGACAGCAGGGGCGACGAGGGTCATCCCGACATGGCCCAGCTCGAGTGGATGGAGAAGGTCCTCGAGGAGCACCCGGACAAGGTTCCGATAGTGCTCGTCCACCACCCGTTCTGGTACAGCGCGTCCCTAGGCAAGAAGGGAGGCTACATCAACGGAACCGCCTTCGACAACGAGTCCTGGGCCGAGATAGCGCCTCACGTCAGCTGGTACTGGATAGGCGGGCCGGAGCACACGAGCGAGGACATAGCCAGGCGCTTCCTCCAGGACGTCGAGAAGTACAACATAGCGCTCGTCCTGAGCGGCCACATCCACCACGACAAGACGGTCATCTTCATCGACAAGGAGGGCAGGAAGCACTGGTTCGCCACGCTGACCTCAACCGGTGCCCCCGACAAGGAAACCAACCCGCCGAGCAGGCCCGGAAGGAGCCCGACCTGGTACGGTTCGAACCTCATAACGATTTACGAAAACGGAACCGTCGAGATGAAGCCCGTCGAGGAGATGTTCGGAACCGTCTTCGGGGACTTCGCATCCCTCCCTGTTCCCCAGAAGTTCATAGTCTTCAGGCACGAGGGAAGCGACGGAACCGCGATCAAGTTCATAAACGAGTACAAGCCGATTACCGGACCCCTGACGGTGGTTGTCCCCGAGGGGGCCAAGGTCGATCCCAACGCCACCAACATCACCTACAAGGTGCTCGGCGAGAGAACCATCGGTGACAAGCACTACATGCTCCTCAACGTCACGGTCCCGCTCGGAACCTGGCAGCTCGTCGTTGACCTCGAGAAGGACACCAAGGCCCCGGACCTCTCGATAGCCTACACCCTCCCGAGCAAGCCCGTGCCGGGCAAGGTCATAAAGCTCTACGTCAGCGCCTCCGACAACATCGGCATCCGCGACCTCTACGCCGAGATCTACGACGAGAAGAGCGGAAAGCTCTTCGCCTACGGAAACACCACCCGCTTCCCGGCCGAGCCCGCCAGCGGAAAGCCCACGAACAAGTACTTCCTCTTCCAGATCCCGCCGCTCGAGAAGTCGAACTACGAGATCAGGGTCACGGCCGTTGACTTCTACGGAAACAAGGTCACCAAGACCCTCAAGCTGAACTTCGCACCCCAGACGACGACCACAACTACTACAACCACCACAACAACCACAACCAGCCCGACCACGACGACAACATCAACAACTACAACAACTACCACAACCACCACTTCGAGCACCACTACGACTACCACAACCATTACCACCACAACGACGACAAGCACAACCACTACGACCACTACCACCACAACGACTACCACGACCAGCACCACTACACCAGCTCCAACAACCACGAGCACCACCAAGAAGGGCACGATACTCTGCGGTCCGGCCGCCATAGTCGGCCTCGCAATAATCCCGCTCCTCCTCAGGAGGAGAAAGTGA
- the pyrG gene encoding glutamine hydrolyzing CTP synthase: MTKFIFVTGGVVSGLGKGITSASLGMLMKARGFRTTNIKIDPYLNYDAGTMNPYQHGEVFVLDDGGEVDLDLGNYERFLDTSLSFDHNITTGKVYSAVIEKERKGEYLGATVQVIPHITNEIKERIRRIARDYDVVIVEIGGTVGDIEGMPFLEAARQMQLEEGRENVAFVHVTYVPKLKVVGEQKTKPTQHSVKELRSLGIQPDAIVARSEEPLEESARRKISLFTNVPEEAVISAYDVEDTYEVPLMLEKEGLARYLVKRLGLPEGEPDLEKWREMVEKYKGLDKEVEIAIVGKYVKLSDSYLSIKEALKHSSVANDVKVKIRWIEAEDVEREGVKLLEGVDGVIVPGGFGARGSEGKMMAIRYARENDVPFLGICFGFQLTVVEFARNVLGLKGAHSTEIDPGTPYPVVDLMPEQRDLDRLGGTMRLGAYPVHIKPNTLAKRLYGREIVYERHRHRWEVNPDYIEKFEEAGLVFSGIAGDDERRMEILELPGHSYFIATQFHPEFKSRPMNPAPVFKGLVEAAKKRKYGE, encoded by the coding sequence ATGACGAAGTTCATCTTTGTTACGGGTGGTGTCGTTAGCGGTCTCGGGAAGGGAATCACCAGCGCTTCTCTCGGCATGCTCATGAAGGCAAGGGGCTTTAGAACGACGAACATCAAGATCGACCCCTACCTCAACTACGACGCCGGAACCATGAACCCCTACCAGCACGGCGAGGTTTTCGTCCTCGACGACGGCGGTGAGGTTGACCTCGACCTCGGCAACTACGAGCGCTTTCTCGACACGAGCCTGAGCTTCGACCACAACATAACCACGGGGAAGGTCTACTCGGCCGTCATCGAGAAGGAGCGGAAGGGCGAATACCTCGGCGCGACGGTTCAGGTGATTCCGCACATCACCAACGAGATAAAGGAGCGCATAAGGAGAATAGCGAGGGACTACGACGTCGTTATCGTTGAAATCGGCGGAACCGTTGGAGACATCGAGGGAATGCCCTTCCTCGAGGCAGCCAGACAGATGCAGCTTGAGGAAGGAAGAGAAAACGTCGCCTTCGTCCACGTTACGTATGTCCCCAAGCTCAAGGTGGTCGGCGAGCAGAAAACAAAGCCCACTCAGCACAGCGTTAAAGAGCTCCGTTCCCTCGGAATCCAGCCCGACGCGATAGTGGCTCGCTCCGAGGAGCCCCTTGAGGAAAGCGCGAGGAGGAAGATAAGCCTCTTCACCAACGTCCCCGAGGAGGCAGTAATTAGTGCCTACGACGTCGAGGACACCTACGAAGTGCCTTTAATGCTCGAAAAGGAGGGGCTCGCGAGGTACCTCGTGAAGAGGCTCGGCCTTCCAGAGGGGGAGCCGGACCTCGAGAAGTGGCGCGAGATGGTGGAGAAGTACAAGGGCCTCGATAAGGAGGTCGAGATTGCAATAGTTGGGAAGTACGTCAAGCTATCTGACTCCTACCTCAGCATTAAGGAAGCCCTGAAGCACTCGAGCGTCGCCAACGACGTCAAGGTCAAAATCAGGTGGATAGAGGCCGAGGACGTCGAGAGGGAAGGTGTTAAGCTCCTTGAGGGCGTTGACGGGGTAATTGTCCCAGGTGGCTTTGGCGCTCGTGGAAGCGAGGGCAAGATGATGGCGATACGCTACGCGAGGGAGAACGACGTTCCTTTCCTCGGAATCTGCTTCGGCTTCCAGCTGACGGTTGTTGAGTTCGCGAGGAACGTCCTCGGGCTCAAGGGGGCGCACTCGACGGAGATAGACCCGGGGACGCCGTATCCGGTCGTTGACCTGATGCCGGAGCAGAGGGACCTCGACAGGCTCGGCGGGACGATGAGGCTCGGAGCTTATCCGGTTCACATAAAGCCGAACACCCTCGCAAAGAGGCTCTACGGTAGGGAGATAGTCTACGAGAGGCACAGGCATCGCTGGGAGGTCAACCCCGACTACATCGAGAAGTTTGAGGAGGCGGGCCTCGTCTTCAGCGGTATAGCTGGAGATGACGAGAGGAGGATGGAGATACTTGAGCTGCCGGGGCACAGCTACTTCATAGCGACCCAGTTCCACCCGGAGTTCAAGTCGAGACCCATGAACCCGGCGCCGGTCTTTAAGGGCCTTGTCGAGGCCGCGAAGAAGAGGAAGTACGGGGAGTGA
- a CDS encoding DUF402 domain-containing protein yields the protein MKKIHLIYRRIPNRVLERDDEVVADLGNVLVAKARFEGMLAPLRVNGVEVIRNGYTMLYFAFVGENYDVLKVYDERGNFRGLYVDVLAYTKREGNTLEMLDLFLDVFIFPDGRAYLLDEDELEMALNYGLIDKETFDFAYSVARRIVEKARRGEFPPEIVWKY from the coding sequence ATGAAGAAGATTCACCTCATCTACCGGAGGATTCCCAACAGGGTTCTTGAGCGGGACGACGAGGTTGTGGCAGATTTGGGCAACGTGCTCGTTGCCAAGGCTCGCTTTGAGGGAATGCTCGCCCCGCTGAGGGTGAACGGCGTGGAAGTTATCAGAAACGGCTACACCATGCTCTACTTCGCCTTCGTCGGGGAGAACTACGACGTTCTGAAAGTCTACGACGAACGGGGCAACTTCAGGGGGCTTTACGTCGATGTCTTAGCTTACACGAAGCGCGAGGGGAACACCTTGGAGATGCTCGACCTCTTCCTCGACGTATTCATCTTCCCCGATGGAAGGGCTTATCTCCTCGACGAGGACGAGCTTGAGATGGCCCTCAACTACGGGCTGATCGACAAAGAAACCTTCGACTTCGCCTACTCCGTCGCGAGGAGGATAGTGGAGAAAGCCAGGCGTGGAGAGTTTCCGCCCGAAATCGTGTGGAAATACTAG